In Streptomyces sp. 840.1, the DNA window CGGCGGCCGATCCGGTCGACGAGGAGCACCGCGATCACGGTGCCGATGATGTTGATGATCGACGTGGTGAACGAATAGAAGAACGACTGTGAGGGGTCGACACCGACTGACTGCCACAGCGTCGAGGAGTAGTAGAACGCCACGTTGATGCCGACGAACTGTTGGAAGACCGACAGGCCGATGCCGATCCAGACGATCGGCAGGAGAAGGTATCTGCCGCCGAGCAGGTCTTTGAAGACGGACGTGTGCTCGCGCCGCATGGCCAGCTCTATCTCGGCGACACGGGCGTCGAGGTCGACGCCCTCACCCTCGACCTCGGCGAGCACCTTGCGGGCGCGCGCCTCCTTGCCGGCGGAGATCAGGTAGCGGGGCGATTCGGGGATCGCGAAGGAGAGCAGACCGTAGAGAACCGCCGGGACGACCATCACTCCGAGCATCACCTGCCAGGCTTCCACGCCCATCACCTTGCCGCGCTGGTCGCCGCCGGCGGCGTTCAGGATGCCCCAGTTGACGAGCTGCGAGAGCGCGATGCCGACGACGATCGCGGCCTGCTGGAAGGACCCGAGCCGACCGCGGTAGGCCGCCGGGGCGACCTCGGCGATGTAGGCCGGGCCGATGACGGAGGCCATGCCGATGGCGAAGCCGCCGACGACGCGCCAGAAGGCGAGGTCGTACAGGGCGAAGGGCAGCGCGGACCCGACGGCGCTGACGGTGAAGAGCGCGGCTGAGATCTGCATGCAGCGGATACGACCGATGCGGTCCGCCGTACGGCCCGCGGTCGCGGCGCCGATGGCACAGCCGATCAACGCGATCGCGATGACCTGGGCCAGGGCCGCGGAGCCGACGTCGTAGCGGCTCCGGATGGCTTCGACGGCGCCGTTGATCACGGCACTGTCGTAGCCGAACAGGAATCCGCCCATGGCGGCCGCCGCCGCGATGAAGATGACGTGCCCGAGACGGTCGGGGGGAGCCGTCCTGGCTCGTGGCTGCGCTGTGCTGGTCACATGAACTCCTCGGTTGCCGGTGACGCTGCCCAGGTGAGTTCCCCTCGTGGTCCTGCTGAGGGGCGGTGCTTAGGGGCGTCTGTGCCCATTGACAGTCGGCGCCCGACCGATGTGACACCCGCACGCCGACGCGGTGTCAGTGCCAGTAGTCGGCCACACGATCGGCACGGGACAACCCACGTTCTTCCTGCGGCGTCAGCGGGCGTGGGAATGCGGTCTCACTGATCGACTGGAGAGTACGCTCACTCAACACACCGTGGGAATGCAGCTCCGTCAGAAGTCCGGCCAGTGCCCGGGTGTTGGCGATGGCCCTTTCCGTGATTCTCACGAGTTGGGGCTGATTCACCAGTGCGAGAGCGTCCGGCGCTACTTCCGCTCTGTCCTCGTCGGCGACCAGAACCACGTGGTGACGGTGGGCACCGTCTTCGGTCCGCTGCCACACACAGCGCCCGAAGCGCATCCGCAGAGGGATGTCGGTGATGCCTCGGCGAACGACGTCGTGGAAGGCGCCCGGCGCGCTCAGAAGCCCTTCCAAGCGTTCGTTGTCCTCACCGATGACCTCCGTGACGAGCGTCGCCGTGACCACGCCCCCGTCGCTCTGTTCCCTGTACCTCATCGGGACAAGGCTGAGCTCTCCGATGTTCAGGACCGAGGCGTGCAGGGCCTCGATCTCCCGCACCTCCATCCGGTAGATGTAGATCTCGGGCCGACGTCCCTGGGAGGCAGCGGTCCAGCCCTCCGCGACGCGCCATGCGGCGTCCGTCCCCTTGAGGTGTTGTCCCTCGTTCGACGTGGCCGCTTCGAGTTCGGCATCCAGTTCCTGGTGCCGCTCATCGGGAACATGGAGTTCCAGGGCGAAACGGCGCAGAGCCCGGCCGCTGTGGGCGGAGGTGACGGGAGGCAGCCTCACGGCAGCCAGTTCGCGAGCCGCGCCCAGCAGAGTGATGTTCAGTGTCGTCATCAGCCACTCTCTTTCATGCCATGGGGCAGATCTTCAGCGCCGCTCACAGCGCGGCGCACGAAACCGCGGTGTCAGGAAGTGATCTCAGGCGCGGAGCAACCGGCGAACCAATCCCGGAACCTCGTCTCCGTGATGAAGGCGCCGGCACCGGGCAGGAGGTCCGACGGCCGGAGATGCGCACCGAAGAACGGGCTGCGCACGTCCGTGAAGACACGGCGGCACTCATCCCCCACGGTCAGGGCTTCTCGGATGAAGACGTCCAGCCGGAATTCCTCGGGGCCGGCGATCTCCCGGACGCCGTTGAGCGGTCGGGACACGGCGCAGTGCGCGACCAGCATGGCCACGTCCCGCGACGATACGGGGCGTACGTCGACCGGCGGCACCCAGATGATCCAGTCCTCGGTGCCCGCGTCCGCGATGTCCTCGGCGGACTCGAACAACTGCGTGGCACGGACGATGGTGTGAGGGACACCGGACCGCCGAATCATGGCCTCATGGGCCTGGAGAGCCCGGAAGGCACCCGTGCTCGCCACGCGGTCCGCTCCCACGACGGACAGGACCACATGATGCGTGACGCCGGCCGCCGCCTCGGCCCGCATGAGGTCACTGGTGGAGCAGAGCCACGCTTCGACCAGTCTTTCCTCGTCCATGGCGAAGCCGCGTTCCTCGTCCAGGGCCCCCATGGCCAGGGAAGGCTGGTGGCACAAGTCGATCACGACGGAACAGCCTTGTACGGCCTCGGCGATCTCGTCCCGTGTGAGGAGGTCGAGGCCCCCGGGCGCCGAGACCAGACCGACCTCGTGCCCGTGGTCCCGGACCCAGAGCGCGGTCTCGACGCCGATGAGCCCGCCGTCGTCGAGGACGACAACCTTCATTTCCGTACCCCGCCCGTGAGGCGGGGCCGCGACGGCGTGCTCAACGGGACTCCGCCGGCGCAGCCGCTTGGATCCCGGCGAGCAGGCCGGTCGACTGACCCACCTCGATGAGGTAGCCGTCGGGGTCGCGGAGGTAGCAGCGGAGCTCGGATCCGCGGTCGACGGGCTCGGTGAGGAAGCCGGCTCCGCGGGCCACGGCATGTGCGTAGAACGCGGTCAGGTCGGCCACCCGAACATTGAGGAAACTGGAAACACGGTCTCCGCTCCGGGGTGCCTCCAGTGTGATCCCCGGCTTGTCGGGCGTGGGGCCGCCGCCGGGATTCATGATGATCCAGCTGTTGGCCACCTTCACGATCGCGGGGTTTTCCGCCATCACGACCTCGCCGCCGAAGACGTCGGCGTAGAAGCGCCGCGACACCGGCACGTCGCGCACTGTGAGGAAGTGCGTGAGGAGAAGCCCCTGTTGCGGGGCGGGGAGGTCCTCGTGGGATGTCATCGTCATCGTCCTTTCATGGGCCCGGGCTGTGGCGCGTCACGGCAGTTGTCTCCTGAACCGTCGCGCTCGCGGGCGCCCTGAGGCACCGGCGTACGCTGAGAAGTAGGACCGGGCAGCTCCGCGATGTGTGACATCGATCGCTGTCCCTGGAAACCACCGTTCAACCAGCGTCTACTACTGGCATGGATGCGGCCAGGACGACCCACGTGGCACACGACGACGACGCGGAGGCCCGGATGCCCCGGGAGGACCCTGATCTGATGGAGTCGGTGTTCACCAACTTCCGTCGCTATCTGATGGGTTGGGACTCGACAAGCCGTCCGGGCCCCGTCGTCGACCAGTTCCGCAGTGGGCTGGCCACCCCGCAGTTCAACGGTGTGGTGCGCGCGACTTTCACTTCGTCGCCAGGTCCCACCGTGGCGGCCGTCCGCAAGGACCTGGCCGGTGTCCCCTGGTGGTGGTGGGTCGGCCCGGACAGTCCCGAGAACACGGCGAGCACCTTGCGGCGCCATGGGGGCAGGGAACTCACCGTTCTTCCTGTGATGGTGAGACCCCTCGGCCACCAGGCGGGCCCGGGTGGGACGCCCGGTCCGGACGGTACCCGTACCGGCCTGCGGGTCGAGGCGGTGCGGCACGGCGAGCAGCTGGCGGAGCTGGTCCGGACGTACCGGTCGTCGATGGGTGTCGCGCCTGCTCTGGAGGCAGAGATGACACGCATCGAGTCACAACGCGAGGACAACGCCGGCATCGTCCGGCTCGGCGCGGTACTGGACGGCCGGCTGGTCGGGTCCACAGTGGTGACAACCGCCAACAGAGTGGCCGGGATCTTCCTCGTGCACGTGGCCGAAGCCCATCGCCGCCAGGGCGTCGGGGCGGCGCTGACGGTCGCCGCCCTACAGGTCGGGCGGGAAAGGGGGATGCACGCCGCCGCGCTCGTATCGAGCCCCATGGGCGAACCCCTCTACCGGCGCTTCGGCTTCACGACGCGAGCGGAGTACCGCCTGTTCGACTTCCCGGCCTGAACGACGGTCCTGTCCGTCGACCTTGTGGCCCTGTCACCCGGTTCCGTGGCGCCTGCGGCGTCAAGCTCGACGCCCGTCCGGACCTTGGTTGGCCCGTTGTCAGTGATCGTGGCCGTGGTCGGCCTC includes these proteins:
- a CDS encoding sugar porter family MFS transporter, which translates into the protein MTSTAQPRARTAPPDRLGHVIFIAAAAAMGGFLFGYDSAVINGAVEAIRSRYDVGSAALAQVIAIALIGCAIGAATAGRTADRIGRIRCMQISAALFTVSAVGSALPFALYDLAFWRVVGGFAIGMASVIGPAYIAEVAPAAYRGRLGSFQQAAIVVGIALSQLVNWGILNAAGGDQRGKVMGVEAWQVMLGVMVVPAVLYGLLSFAIPESPRYLISAGKEARARKVLAEVEGEGVDLDARVAEIELAMRREHTSVFKDLLGGRYLLLPIVWIGIGLSVFQQFVGINVAFYYSSTLWQSVGVDPSQSFFYSFTTSIINIIGTVIAVLLVDRIGRRPLALIGSVGMVIGLALEAWAFSFDLVDGKLPAAQGWVALIAAHFFVLFFALSWGVVVWVFLGEMFPNGIRAAALGVAACAQWVANWAITASFPSLSGWNLSATYVIYTVFAALSIPFVLRFVKETKGKALEEMG
- a CDS encoding SDR family oxidoreductase, whose amino-acid sequence is MKVVVLDDGGLIGVETALWVRDHGHEVGLVSAPGGLDLLTRDEIAEAVQGCSVVIDLCHQPSLAMGALDEERGFAMDEERLVEAWLCSTSDLMRAEAAAGVTHHVVLSVVGADRVASTGAFRALQAHEAMIRRSGVPHTIVRATQLFESAEDIADAGTEDWIIWVPPVDVRPVSSRDVAMLVAHCAVSRPLNGVREIAGPEEFRLDVFIREALTVGDECRRVFTDVRSPFFGAHLRPSDLLPGAGAFITETRFRDWFAGCSAPEITS
- a CDS encoding VOC family protein → MTSHEDLPAPQQGLLLTHFLTVRDVPVSRRFYADVFGGEVVMAENPAIVKVANSWIIMNPGGGPTPDKPGITLEAPRSGDRVSSFLNVRVADLTAFYAHAVARGAGFLTEPVDRGSELRCYLRDPDGYLIEVGQSTGLLAGIQAAAPAESR
- a CDS encoding GNAT family N-acetyltransferase — its product is MAHDDDAEARMPREDPDLMESVFTNFRRYLMGWDSTSRPGPVVDQFRSGLATPQFNGVVRATFTSSPGPTVAAVRKDLAGVPWWWWVGPDSPENTASTLRRHGGRELTVLPVMVRPLGHQAGPGGTPGPDGTRTGLRVEAVRHGEQLAELVRTYRSSMGVAPALEAEMTRIESQREDNAGIVRLGAVLDGRLVGSTVVTTANRVAGIFLVHVAEAHRRQGVGAALTVAALQVGRERGMHAAALVSSPMGEPLYRRFGFTTRAEYRLFDFPA